The window AGATGCCGAGATGAGAGGGACGGCTTATGGAATCTTTAATGCACTATTCGGTCTAGCTTGGTTCATTGGCGGGGTTGTTGTCGGGATACTTTATGAGGTGGATTTCAAGCTCATAATCGCTTACTCAACCTTTCTTCAGGTCGGAGCTACAATTTTGATGAGCAAGCTAATCTGGAAGTAGAGCGAACACAGCCACCGAGAACTTTAATTGGAACTCTCTTTGTGTAATGTGAACTTTTTGTATCTGAACATTAATGGCGAAAAGTCTGGTCGCTTCAAAAGTCGAAAATGCTGAGTTCAGGTTGGGTTATATGATCTCGTATGTGAGGACGAACTTTATATCCCCACCACTGTGGAAGATTTTTCCGCAGAATGGGCATGTGAGGGGGAAGTTAAGGGGCACAGGGGCTATGCCTCGCTTACCTGAGCAGTAGATAAAACCTTCCCTGTCGACGTAACTCGCTACTTTTAATACGTGCCTCAAATCTATCCCTCTACTAACATATTTTGATGCCTTGAATTATCCTCGAGTGAACCAGTAGGGCAGTTACCGATAGATTAAATAACATGGATGTGTATCTAAATTTTCACTACCATCCCCAAACAAGCACTTTAACTTTTATATACACTGATGGAGGCTCCGATTTGGAACCTAAAAAATGTTCTCCGAGGTGTGAATCTTTTAGATGTAGCCAAAAAGCTATGCAGTGGAAAGGTAGGGAAGTTTACTGTAAATATGCGGATGACCTCTGTGATGGAGCTACCTGCAAGTATGCAATTTGTGTCAGAAATCGGCTGCTAACTAACGGTCTCTGCGGTTTGACTGTCAAGAAGGTCACTAGAATAGAGGAGACCCCGCCGGAGGAGGGGTTGAGCTTAAAGATTAGAGGGAAACTTCAGCAGAGGCTTGAAGAGAGAGAACTCTACTGAAGCTTTAGTAGTTCGCAGAGATAGACTTATTGCAAGGGCTGTTGACGTCCAACAGATACCTGAAGGACTATGGTTCTGGGCTGTAACCTAATCATAACAAGCTCAAGGGACCCCGCTCCCCCAGCTAGGACAATGATGCGAGATTTGCACGCCGTCATACCTGGCTCTATCAGAGTCACCCGTGGAAAGCTCAACATGAAAGGGTTGGCGGAGTACGCTAACAGACTCGAGGCTAGCAATGTTATTGTAATTGAAAGTTGGAGGGGCGGAGTTGGATGCATAAGGTTTTACCGGGTAGGAGACGCCAAGTTGACGGCAGTCCCACCGATATTGTATGTAAAAGGTTATCGTCTACGCCGCGACTATCGAAAGGTTGCTCAGATGCCTAGGCGTAGACCCACTATGCTGGTTATTTTAAAACCTCAGAAGCCTTGGCTTAAGAGGTTGGCGCAAGTTTTGAGCCAAATATTTAACGCGAAACTGGTCTCAGAAGAGTTTATTTCAACTTCCGAGGTCTTTCTCCAGATAATGGAGGATTCAGGGGTGCCGCGACTTGCCTTCTTCTCCTCAAGGAGTAAAGAGGAGGTAGGTCCATCGATAACTCTGAGAGCTATTGGTTGGGATGTGAAGTGAAGGGCGGTGCGATGGCTGAGATCAACTTGAGCCTTAGTTCCGAGGCTTTGGCAAGGATAATCCTTGAGGCTCTGATGCCTGAGATCCAACGCCTTCCCACTAAAAGGTCTAAAGTAGCCTTAAAGGTTGAAGATGATGTGTTAAGTTTACTTGTGGAAGCAGCTGATGTCTCCGCGTTAAGGGCCTCACTAAACTCCTACTGCTGGTGGATCTTATGCTTGATACGGGTCTTGGAGGAGATTGAAGGGGGAAGACATAAATCCTCTGTTTAGGGGAATTATATACCTTATATAAGTATTAGGAGACTATGCGTGGGAGTAGCATGAGTGAGCCTGTTGAGGTGCCTCCATACCTTCAGGAGCAACTTGCAAAGTTGCAGCAGCTACAGCAGACGCTCCAAATTATAGTCAACCAGAAGCAGCAAGTCGAGTTCGAGCTGACAGACACCACCCATGCCTTGGATGAACTCCAGAAACTCGCAGATGACGCTGTTGTCTTCAAGTCTATAGGAGCACTCCTCATTAAGAAGGATAGACCCTCGCTTGTGAAGGAACTATCAGAGAGGAAGGAACTTCTCAATGTACGGTTGAGCGTTCTCGTGAAACAGGAAGAGAAAACTAGGGAGAAACTCCGCGAGTTAGAGCAGGAGATTCAGACAAGGTTGAGACCTGCTCAAGCCTCGTAAGTGCCCTGAGGTTCGAACAGTCCTTGGGGCGAATCTAGATTGCAGGTTAAGGCTTTAGGCAGGTTTATAGAAAAATCCAAGCCGAGGTATGGGGCTTTAATTTGTCATCGTAACTCTGATCCAGACGCTATCTTCTCGGCATATGTGCTTTCCAAACTCTTTAAGAGATTGCACTCAAGTCTCAAATGTGACATTGTTGCGGTGGATGGACCCAGTCAGGTCTCGAAGCTTCTGATGAGTGTTACACCAGTCAAGTGGGTAGATAAGTTGCGGTTAGATAAAGTTGATTTCGTCACCCTCGTAGATACTAGCACCCTAGACCAATTGGGGGAGATAGGTAAAGAGGTGGAGAGGTCTGGAAAAACCCTCATAATTGTTGACCACCATACCCCCAAAGACAAGACGCTAACGCTCTCTAAGGTAAGGATAATAGATAAGGAGGCAAAGTCTACTTGCGAGTTGGTCTATGAACTTTGCACGCAGCTAGGCTATCGGCTCAGTAGAAGAGAGGCTTTGGCGCTCTTCTTTGGGATTGCATATGAGACTAGACATTTCCATATAGCCAACGCTAAAACCTTTCGTATAGTAGCTGACCTGGCTGCCTCAGGTTTTGACGTAACTGAAGCTTTGGATCTAATGACGCAGCCTATGTCGCTCTCTGAAA is drawn from Candidatus Bathyarchaeia archaeon and contains these coding sequences:
- a CDS encoding KEOPS complex subunit Pcc1, which encodes MGCEVKGGAMAEINLSLSSEALARIILEALMPEIQRLPTKRSKVALKVEDDVLSLLVEAADVSALRASLNSYCWWILCLIRVLEEIEGGRHKSSV
- a CDS encoding DHH family phosphoesterase, which codes for MQVKALGRFIEKSKPRYGALICHRNSDPDAIFSAYVLSKLFKRLHSSLKCDIVAVDGPSQVSKLLMSVTPVKWVDKLRLDKVDFVTLVDTSTLDQLGEIGKEVERSGKTLIIVDHHTPKDKTLTLSKVRIIDKEAKSTCELVYELCTQLGYRLSRREALALFFGIAYETRHFHIANAKTFRIVADLAASGFDVTEALDLMTQPMSLSERVARLKAASRVELHNIHGWILAFSHVNSHEASAARGLITLGADVSVVVGEKEGEVRVSLRSTESFYKKTRLHLGRDVATPIGEAIAGIGGGHATAAGVNGRGDISTAKSEALKILRAKIPKTAETTHT
- a CDS encoding prefoldin subunit beta → MRGSSMSEPVEVPPYLQEQLAKLQQLQQTLQIIVNQKQQVEFELTDTTHALDELQKLADDAVVFKSIGALLIKKDRPSLVKELSERKELLNVRLSVLVKQEEKTREKLRELEQEIQTRLRPAQAS